Proteins from a single region of Sebastes umbrosus isolate fSebUmb1 chromosome 8, fSebUmb1.pri, whole genome shotgun sequence:
- the tor2a gene encoding prosalusin → MLAILSVLLLYLFNPVCGVFQALYCSISESCDCDFKPNIRDLEWDLYKNVYGQHLAQEIVSEEVARFLRNKSPERPLVLSFHGPSGTGKTLVSSMLGNHLYGSAMSSPFVHQFVPTLHFPSSDRVKQYRKELKSWVQGNLTECARSVFFFDEMEKMPPGLIDVLEPFLGPSHVVFRTNYRKAIYVFIGTTGQEVINKMALESRQAGRDREEIQLIDMQDAIARTVYNSTKSGFFHSSIIQQKLITRFVPFLPLSRRHVERCVRSQLCQRGSCGRGDVVEAVGGDMTYTPVQGHYFSTTGCKSVPAKINLFL, encoded by the exons ATGTTGGCCATCCTGTCTGTGCTGCTTTTATATCTTTTTAATCCGGTTTGTGGCGTTTTTCAGGCACTTTACTGCAGCATATCAGAGAGCTGCGACTGCGACTTCAAGCCGAATATCAGAG ACCTGGAGTGGGACCTCTACAAGAATGTTTACGGACAACATCTGGCCCAGGAGATCGTGTCAGAGGAGGTGGCGAGGTTCCTTCGGAATAAAAGCCCCGAGCGGCCCCTGGTGCTGTCCTTCCACGGCCCCTCTGGGACGGGAAAGACGCTGGTCAGCTCCATGCTGGGAAATCACCTGTACGGCTCGGCGATGAGCAGCCCCTTCGTCCACCAGTTTGTCCCCACGCTGCACTTCCCCTCATCTGACCGGGTCAAGCAGTACAGG AAGGAGTTGAAGAGCTGGGTGCAGGGGAACCTGACGGAGTGCGCTCGCTCCGTCTTCTTTTTTGACGAGATGGAGAAGATGCCTCCAGGTCTCATCGACGTCTTGGAGCCCTTCCTGGGTCCCTCCCACGTCGTGTTTCGCACTAACTACCGCAAGGCCATCTACGTCTTCATCGG caccacaggACAGGAGGTGATCAACAAGATGGCTCTGGAGAGCCGGCAGGCCGGACGGGATAGAGAGGAGATCCAGCTGATCGACATGCAGGACGCCATCGCACGGACGGTTTACAACAGCACAAAAA GCGGCTTCTTCCATTCCAGCATCATCCAGCAGAAGCTCATCACCCGCTTCGTGCCCTTCCTGCCGCTGAGCCGGCGCCACGTGGAGCGCTGCGTCCGCTCGCAGCTCTGCCAGCGGGGCAGCTGCGGCCGCGGTGACGTGGTGGAGGCGGTGGGCGGCGACATGACCTACACTCCCGTCCAGGGACATTACTTCTCCACCACCGGCTGTAAGAGCGTCCCCGCCAAAATCAACCTCTTCCTGTGA